A window of Rhododendron vialii isolate Sample 1 chromosome 11a, ASM3025357v1 contains these coding sequences:
- the LOC131308442 gene encoding zinc finger protein ZAT10-like, translated as MALEALSSPTRRTTPFDDMDPNCLEPWTKRKRSKRPRSESPAPTEEEYLALCLIMLARGGASATATATADKTSYKCSVCDKAFPSYQALGGHKASHRKLAAGSTSDDHPSTSTTTTTTTATATTTLPPSGRSHECSICHKCFPTGQALGGHKRRHYEGSIGTGNSNGIGNGNGSSGVTTSEGGGSSHSNRGFDLNMPAPQEFGLGLVVDCGRKSQLACEQEVESPLPFKKPRLSLPPSSDLGFQQD; from the coding sequence ATGGCTCTGGAAGCACTGAGTTCTCCAACCAGAAGAACCACGCCTTTCGACGACATGGACCCCAACTGCCTCGAGCCGTGGACCAAGAGGAAGCGCTCGAAACGTCCCCGTTCCGAATCCCCAGCTCCCACCGAAGAGGAGTACCTGGCCCTTTGCCTCATCATGCTCGCTCGCGGCGGCGCctccgccaccgccaccgccacagCCGACAAAACTTCTTACAAGTGCAGCGTTTGTGACAAGGCCTTCCCGTCATACCAAGCCCTCGGCGGACACAAAGCCAGCCACCGTAAACTCGCCGCCGGGTCCACCTCCGACGACCACCCGtcaacctccaccaccaccaccacaaccaccgccaccgccaccacaacgCTACCGCCCAGCGGTCGGTCCCACGAGTGCTCTATATGTCACAAGTGTTTCCCCACCGGGCAAGCCCTGGGCGGCCACAAGCGCCGCCACTACGAAGGCAGTATCGGGACGGGCAACAGTAACGGGATAGGCAACGGTAACGGGAGCAGCGGGGTGACGACGTCCGAAGGCGGCGGGTCGAGCCACAGCAACCGGGGGTTCGACCTGAACATGCCGGCCCCGCAGGAATTCGGCCTGGGCCTGGTCGTTGACTGCGGGCGGAAAAGTCAACTCGCGTGTGAACAAGAAGTGGAGAGCCCTCTGCCCTTCAAGAAACCGCGTCTCTCATTGCCGCCGTCGTCCGATTTGGGTTTTCAACAAGATTGA
- the LOC131308272 gene encoding BTB/POZ domain-containing protein NPY2, giving the protein MKFMKLGSKPDQFQSDGNNIRYIATELASDVVISVGDVKFDLHKFPLLSKSSKLQKLVASTNEGNGDEIHIHDIPGGPTAFEICAKFCYSMTVTLNAYNVVAARCAAEYLGMHETVEKGNLIYKIDVFLGSSIFRSWKDSIIVLQTTKSLLPWSEELKLVSHCADAIASKASVDVSKVDWSYTYNRKKLPEENGNDPNWNGVRNRMVPKDWWAEDLCELEVDLYKQVISNINKRGVISGEVVGEALKAYTLRNLPGFNKGGDDTLNARSIVDAIVWLLPAEKGCVSCSFLFKLLKAALLVDIGEVAKKELIRRIGQQLEAASASDLLIRAPDGEALIYDVEIVRNILEEFTKPDQNSKIQLAEEDGNEIQEIRRPGILTEASKLMVAKLVDVYLAEIAKDPNLPLATFVDLADMVSGCSRPSHDGLYRAIDMYLKEHPGVSKSERKRICKLMDCKKLSVDACMHAVQNERLPLRTVVQVLFFEQVRAAASSGSSTPDLPKGIKDLNSGSHGSSRSATTNTEEDWDAVATVEELKALKAEVAALRLGGGRNGGEVRHSNADKAAAGKMKGLIMSRKIFSKIWSGKAGGQSCDNSGSDSSESHVSAIPEEANSTPSRNRRRSVS; this is encoded by the exons ATGAAGTTCATGAAGCTTGGATCGAAGCCGGATCAATTCCAAAGTGACGGGAACAATATCAG GTACATAGCTACGGAGTTGGCATCTGATGTCGTTATTAGTGTAGGGGATGTGAAGTTTGATCTACATAAG TTTCCTCTTTTGTCCAAGAGTTCCAAGTTGCAAAAGTTGGTTGCATCCACGAACGAAGGGAATGGTGATGAAATCCACATTCACGACATCCCTGGGGGACCCACTGCTTTTGAAATATGTGCCAAGTTCTGTTACAGCATGACTGTCACCCTCAATGCTTATAACGTTGTTGCAGCTCGGTGTGCTGCCGAGTACCTAGGAATGCATGAGACAGTTGAGAAGGGGAACCTCATATACAAGATTGATGTTTTCTTAGGCTCTAGCATTTTCCGCAGTTGGAAGGATTCTATAATAGTTCTTCAAACTACCAAGTCTCTGTTACCTTGGTCTGAGGAACTGAAGTTGGTTAGTCATTGTGCTGATGCTATAGCTTCCAAAGCCTCAGTTGATGTTTCCAAGGTAGATTGGTCATATACTTATAACAGGAAAAAGCTCCCGGAGGAAAATGGGAATGATCCTAACTGGAATGGTGTCAGAAACAGGATGGTACCCAAGGATTGGTGGGCTGAGGATCTGTGTGAGCTTGAAGTAGATTTGTACAAACAGGTTATTAGTAATATAAACAAAAGAGGGGTAATTTCTGGTGAAGTGGTGGGAGAAGCTTTGAAAGCTTACACTCTGAGAAATTTGCCTGGATTTAACAAGGGTGGTGATGATACGTTAAATGCCCGATCGATAGTTGATGCGATCGTGTGGCTATTGCCGGCAGAGAAAGGCTGTGTCTCTTGTAGTTTCTTGTTCAAGTTGTTAAAAGCAGCTCTTTTGGTGGATATAGGGGAAGTGGCAAAAAAGGAACTCATAAGGAGAATAGGACAGCAATTGGAGGCAGCTTCGGCAAGTGATCTTCTGATACGGGCACCAGATGGCGAAGCCCTGATATATGACGTCGAGATAGTCCGTAACATACTAGAGGAGTTTACGAAGCCAGATCAGAATTCTAAAATTCAATTAGCAGAAGAGGATGGAAATGAGATTCAGGAGATAAGAAGGCCTGGGATTTTGACGGAAGCTTCAAAGCTTATGGTGGCGAAGCTGGTTGATGTGTACCTTGCTGAAATCGCAAAGGACCCTAACCTGCCTTTAGCGACATTTGTTGATCTCGCTGATATGGTGTCTGGTTGCTCTCGACCGTCTCATGATGGTCTTTACCGGGCCATTGACATGTATCTCAAG GAGCATCCTGGGGTTAGcaagagtgagagaaagaggatATGCAAGCTCATGGACTGCAAAAAACTATCTGTCGACGCTTGTATGCATGCAGTCCAAAATGAGAGACTACCGTTGCGCACAGTCGTCCAAGTCCTCTTTTTTGAGCAGGTCAGGGCTGCCGCATCATCGGGCAGCAGCACTCCGGACCTACCAAAGGGCATTAAGGATCTAAACAGCGGGTCCCACGGGAGCTCAAGGTCCGCAACGACCAACAcggaggaagattgggatgccGTGGCCACAGTGGAGGAGCTCAAGGCCTTGAAAGCCGAGGTGGCGGCCTTACGGCTTGGGGGCGGGAGAAATGGTGGAGAAGTTAGGCATTCTAACGCGGATAAGGCTGCCGCTGGGAAAATGAAAGGCTTGATCATGTCAAGGAagatattttccaaaatctggAGCGGTAAGGCTGGTGGGCAAAGTTGCGATAATAGCGGATCTGATTCATCGGAGAGTCACGTCTCTGCCATCCCGGAAGAAGCTAATTCCACACCTTCAAGAAACCGGAGGCGTTCAGTCTCATAG
- the LOC131307646 gene encoding LOB domain-containing protein 37-like: MSCNGCRVLRKGCHENCVLRQSLDGIESHQAQANATVFVAKFFGRAGLMSFLSSVPESQRPALFQSLLFEACGRTVNPVNGAVGLLWTGNWRVCQSAVETVLRGGALRPIPDFSGVSPAEESDGASVTNNNIDFFGSQDHLRFSRRKNNSQELTTARQDPAAAADLDLRLTQGFPAKRRAETPSLNSEESETTSSLESGSGYHRKSSQGERDEKVLRLFL, encoded by the exons ATGAGTTGCAACGGGTGTCGAGTTCTTCGAAAGGGATGCCATGAAAACTGCGTATTGAGACAATCCCTTGACGGGATTGAGAGTCATCAAGCTCAGGCCAACGCCACTGTCTTTGTCGCCAAGTTCTTCGGCCGCGCCGGCCTCATGTCCTTCCTCTCATCCGTCCCCGAGTCTCAACGCCCTG CCTTGTTTCAGTCTCTGCTATTTGAAGCGTGTGGACGGACTGTTAACCCGGTAAACGGGGCCGTGGGACTGTTATGGACGGGGAACTGGCGAGTGTGCCAGTCGGCGGTGGAGACGGTGCTCCGGGGCGGGGCTCTACGTCCGATTCCGGACTTTTCCGGCGTATCCCCGGCGGAGGAATCCGACGGGGCCTCCGTCACTAACAACAACATCGACTTCTTCGGATCCCAAGACCATCTCCGTTTCTCCCGTAGAAAAAACAACAGCCAGGAGTTAACGACGGCGAGACAGGaccccgccgccgccgccgatcTCGATCTCCGGCTGACGCAAGGTTTTCCGGCGAAACGGAGGGCGGAGACGCCGTCGTTGAACTCGGAGGAATCTGAAACGACGTCGTCGTTGGAGAGTGGATCGGGGTATCATCGGAAAAGTTCACAAGGGGAAAGGGATGAGAAGGTTTTGAGATTGTTCTTGTAA
- the LOC131308288 gene encoding LOB domain-containing protein 38-like isoform X3, whose translation MSCNGCRVLREGCTENCILRQSLHGIESHQAQANATIFVAKFFGLAGLMSLLSSVPESQRPALFQSLLFEACGRTVNPVNGAVGLLWTGNWHVCQSAAETVLGGGALLPISKSPAEESDHASGGGALLPISKSPAKESDGASSTNNIDLFGYQDHLDFSHRQNNRQELAAARQDPAADPHQSKKQDFSAMNMKLAGGTATQPVEVEVEVPALISELLPRMTLGSGSAQNLRAFESEVPCRRTSWEERYFCGIRFTSRKKTYPSTTKMTSYRYV comes from the exons ATGAGTTGCAACGGATGTCGAGTTCTTCGAGAGGGATGCACTGAGAATTGCATATTGAGACAATCGCTTCATGGTATCGAGAGCCACCAAGCTCAGGCCAACGCCACCATTTTTGTCGCCAAGTTTTTCGGCCTTGCCGGCCTCATGTCCTTGCTCTCCTCCGTCCCCGAGTCTCAACGTCCTG CTTTGTTTCAGTCTCTGTTGTTTGAAGCGTGCGGACGAACTGTGAATCCGGTGAACGGAGCCGTGGGACTGTTATGGACGGGGAACTGGCATGTGTGCCAGTCGGCCGCGGAGACAGTGCTCGGAG GCGGAGCCTTACTGCCGATCAGCAAATCTCCTGCCGAGGAATCCGACCATGCCTCCGGAGGCGGAGCCTTGCTGCCGATCAGCAAATCTCCTGCCAAGGAATCCGACGGTGCCTCCAGTACGAATAATATCGACCTCTTCGGATACCAAGATCATCTCGATTTCTCCCATAGGCAGAACAACAGACAGGAGTTAGCAGCGGCGAGACAAGATCCAGCCGCCGATCCCCATCAAAGCAAGAAGCAAGATTTCTCGGCCATGAATATGAAGTTGGCCGGTGGGACAGCGACTCAACcagtggaggtggaggtggaggtgccGGCGCTTATCTCGGAGTTATTACCGAGGATGACGTTGGGGAGTGGATCAGCACAAAATCTGAGAGCTTTTGAAAGCGAGGTGCCGTGTAGGAGAACCTCCTGGGAAGAACGTTATTTTTGTGGTATTAGATTTACCAGCCGCAAGAAAACTTATCCTTCTACGACCAAAATGACAAGTTACCGTTACGTTTAG
- the LOC131308288 gene encoding LOB domain-containing protein 39-like isoform X4: MSCNGCRVLREGCTENCILRQSLHGIESHQAQANATIFVAKFFGLAGLMSLLSSVPESQRPALFQSLLFEACGRTVNPVNGAVGLLWTGNWHVCQSAAETVLGGGALLPISKSPAKESDGASSTNNIDLFGYQDHLDFSHRQNNRQELAAARQDPAADPHQSKKQDFSAMNMKLAGGTATQPVEVEVEVPALISELLPRMTLGSGSAQNLRAFESEVPCRRTSWEERYFCGIRFTSRKKTYPSTTKMTSYRYV; the protein is encoded by the exons ATGAGTTGCAACGGATGTCGAGTTCTTCGAGAGGGATGCACTGAGAATTGCATATTGAGACAATCGCTTCATGGTATCGAGAGCCACCAAGCTCAGGCCAACGCCACCATTTTTGTCGCCAAGTTTTTCGGCCTTGCCGGCCTCATGTCCTTGCTCTCCTCCGTCCCCGAGTCTCAACGTCCTG CTTTGTTTCAGTCTCTGTTGTTTGAAGCGTGCGGACGAACTGTGAATCCGGTGAACGGAGCCGTGGGACTGTTATGGACGGGGAACTGGCATGTGTGCCAGTCGGCCGCGGAGACAGTGCTCGGAG GCGGAGCCTTGCTGCCGATCAGCAAATCTCCTGCCAAGGAATCCGACGGTGCCTCCAGTACGAATAATATCGACCTCTTCGGATACCAAGATCATCTCGATTTCTCCCATAGGCAGAACAACAGACAGGAGTTAGCAGCGGCGAGACAAGATCCAGCCGCCGATCCCCATCAAAGCAAGAAGCAAGATTTCTCGGCCATGAATATGAAGTTGGCCGGTGGGACAGCGACTCAACcagtggaggtggaggtggaggtgccGGCGCTTATCTCGGAGTTATTACCGAGGATGACGTTGGGGAGTGGATCAGCACAAAATCTGAGAGCTTTTGAAAGCGAGGTGCCGTGTAGGAGAACCTCCTGGGAAGAACGTTATTTTTGTGGTATTAGATTTACCAGCCGCAAGAAAACTTATCCTTCTACGACCAAAATGACAAGTTACCGTTACGTTTAG
- the LOC131308288 gene encoding LOB domain-containing protein 38-like isoform X2, whose amino-acid sequence MSCNGCRVLREGCTENCILRQSLHGIESHQAQANATIFVAKFFGLAGLMSLLSSVPESQRPALFQSLLFEACGRTVNPVNGAVGLLWTGNWHVCQSAAETVLGGRALLPISKSPAEESDGASGGGALLPISKSPAEESDHASGGGALLPISKSPAKESDGASSTNNIDLFGYQDHLDFSHRQNNRQELAAARQDPAADPHQSKKQDFSAMNMKLAGGTATQPVEVEVEVPALISELLPRMTLGSGSAQNLRAFESEVPCRRTSWEERYFCGIRFTSRKKTYPSTTKMTSYRYV is encoded by the exons ATGAGTTGCAACGGATGTCGAGTTCTTCGAGAGGGATGCACTGAGAATTGCATATTGAGACAATCGCTTCATGGTATCGAGAGCCACCAAGCTCAGGCCAACGCCACCATTTTTGTCGCCAAGTTTTTCGGCCTTGCCGGCCTCATGTCCTTGCTCTCCTCCGTCCCCGAGTCTCAACGTCCTG CTTTGTTTCAGTCTCTGTTGTTTGAAGCGTGCGGACGAACTGTGAATCCGGTGAACGGAGCCGTGGGACTGTTATGGACGGGGAACTGGCATGTGTGCCAGTCGGCCGCGGAGACAGTGCTCGGAGGCAGAGCCTTATTGCCGATCAGCAAATCTCCTGCCGAGGAATCCGACGGTGCCTCCGGAGGCGGAGCCTTACTGCCGATCAGCAAATCTCCTGCCGAGGAATCCGACCATGCCTCCGGAGGCGGAGCCTTGCTGCCGATCAGCAAATCTCCTGCCAAGGAATCCGACGGTGCCTCCAGTACGAATAATATCGACCTCTTCGGATACCAAGATCATCTCGATTTCTCCCATAGGCAGAACAACAGACAGGAGTTAGCAGCGGCGAGACAAGATCCAGCCGCCGATCCCCATCAAAGCAAGAAGCAAGATTTCTCGGCCATGAATATGAAGTTGGCCGGTGGGACAGCGACTCAACcagtggaggtggaggtggaggtgccGGCGCTTATCTCGGAGTTATTACCGAGGATGACGTTGGGGAGTGGATCAGCACAAAATCTGAGAGCTTTTGAAAGCGAGGTGCCGTGTAGGAGAACCTCCTGGGAAGAACGTTATTTTTGTGGTATTAGATTTACCAGCCGCAAGAAAACTTATCCTTCTACGACCAAAATGACAAGTTACC GTTACGTTTAG
- the LOC131308288 gene encoding LOB domain-containing protein 38-like isoform X1 → MSCNGCRVLREGCTENCILRQSLHGIESHQAQANATIFVAKFFGLAGLMSLLSSVPESQRPALFQSLLFEACGRTVNPVNGAVGLLWTGNWHVCQSAAETVLGGRALLPISKSPAEESDGASGGGALLPISKSPAEESDHASGGGALLPISKSPAKESDGASSTNNIDLFGYQDHLDFSHRQNNRQELAAARQDPAADPHQSKKQDFSAMNMKLAGGTATQPVEVEVEVPALISELLPRMTLGSGSAQNLRAFESEVPCRRTSWEERYFCGIRFTSRKKTYPSTTKMTSYRYV, encoded by the exons ATGAGTTGCAACGGATGTCGAGTTCTTCGAGAGGGATGCACTGAGAATTGCATATTGAGACAATCGCTTCATGGTATCGAGAGCCACCAAGCTCAGGCCAACGCCACCATTTTTGTCGCCAAGTTTTTCGGCCTTGCCGGCCTCATGTCCTTGCTCTCCTCCGTCCCCGAGTCTCAACGTCCTG CTTTGTTTCAGTCTCTGTTGTTTGAAGCGTGCGGACGAACTGTGAATCCGGTGAACGGAGCCGTGGGACTGTTATGGACGGGGAACTGGCATGTGTGCCAGTCGGCCGCGGAGACAGTGCTCGGAGGCAGAGCCTTATTGCCGATCAGCAAATCTCCTGCCGAGGAATCCGACGGTGCCTCCGGAGGCGGAGCCTTACTGCCGATCAGCAAATCTCCTGCCGAGGAATCCGACCATGCCTCCGGAGGCGGAGCCTTGCTGCCGATCAGCAAATCTCCTGCCAAGGAATCCGACGGTGCCTCCAGTACGAATAATATCGACCTCTTCGGATACCAAGATCATCTCGATTTCTCCCATAGGCAGAACAACAGACAGGAGTTAGCAGCGGCGAGACAAGATCCAGCCGCCGATCCCCATCAAAGCAAGAAGCAAGATTTCTCGGCCATGAATATGAAGTTGGCCGGTGGGACAGCGACTCAACcagtggaggtggaggtggaggtgccGGCGCTTATCTCGGAGTTATTACCGAGGATGACGTTGGGGAGTGGATCAGCACAAAATCTGAGAGCTTTTGAAAGCGAGGTGCCGTGTAGGAGAACCTCCTGGGAAGAACGTTATTTTTGTGGTATTAGATTTACCAGCCGCAAGAAAACTTATCCTTCTACGACCAAAATGACAAGTTACCGTTACGTTTAG